In the genome of Streptomyces sp. V2I9, one region contains:
- the arsB gene encoding ACR3 family arsenite efflux transporter, with amino-acid sequence MTSTEPTIAPAPADGEDDSIVRKLSTLDRYLAVWILLAMAVGLGLGRLVPGMNDALAKIEIGGISLPIALGLLVMMYPVLAKVRYDRLDRVTGDRKLLVSSLVINWIVGPAVMFALAWIFLPDLPEYRTGLIIVGLARCIAMVIIWNDLACGDREAAAVLVALNSVFQVLAFGLLGWFYLDLLPRWMNLGDGQGLDVSVRHIALNVILFLGIPLLAGFLTRRIGERKMGRDRYEATFLPRIGPWALYGLLFTIVILFALQGGTITSQPLDVVRIALPLLVYFAIMFFGAFLLGKGIGLAYDRTTTLAFTAAGNNFELAIAVAIATFGVTSGQALSGVVGPLIEVPVLIGLVYVALAWRRKFAADAVSTAP; translated from the coding sequence GTGACCTCCACCGAGCCCACCATCGCCCCCGCTCCGGCCGATGGCGAGGACGACTCGATCGTCAGGAAGCTCTCCACCCTCGACCGCTACCTCGCGGTGTGGATCCTGCTCGCCATGGCCGTCGGCCTGGGCCTCGGCCGCCTCGTTCCCGGTATGAACGACGCACTCGCGAAGATCGAGATCGGCGGGATCTCCCTGCCGATCGCCCTCGGACTCCTCGTGATGATGTACCCGGTCCTGGCGAAGGTCCGCTACGACCGGCTCGACCGCGTGACCGGCGACCGCAAACTGCTGGTCTCCTCTCTGGTCATCAACTGGATCGTCGGCCCGGCGGTCATGTTCGCCCTGGCGTGGATCTTCCTGCCGGACCTGCCCGAGTACCGTACCGGCCTGATCATCGTCGGCCTCGCCCGCTGCATCGCCATGGTCATCATCTGGAACGACCTCGCCTGCGGCGACCGGGAGGCCGCGGCCGTCCTCGTCGCACTGAACTCGGTCTTCCAGGTACTCGCCTTCGGCCTGCTGGGCTGGTTCTACCTCGACCTGCTGCCCCGCTGGATGAACCTCGGCGACGGCCAGGGCCTGGACGTCTCCGTCCGGCACATCGCACTGAACGTCATCCTCTTCCTCGGCATCCCGCTCCTGGCCGGCTTCCTCACCCGCCGCATCGGCGAACGGAAGATGGGCCGCGACCGCTACGAGGCGACGTTCCTGCCGAGGATCGGCCCCTGGGCGCTGTACGGGCTGCTGTTCACGATCGTCATCCTCTTCGCCCTCCAGGGCGGGACCATCACCTCGCAGCCGCTCGACGTCGTGCGGATCGCACTGCCCCTGCTCGTCTACTTCGCGATCATGTTCTTCGGTGCCTTCCTGCTCGGCAAAGGCATCGGCCTCGCCTACGACCGCACCACGACACTGGCGTTCACCGCGGCGGGCAACAACTTCGAGCTGGCCATCGCGGTCGCCATCGCCACCTTCGGAGTCACCTCCGGCCAGGCCCTGTCCGGCGTTGTCGGACCCCTCATCGAAGTCCCGGTGCTCATCGGTCTGGTCTACGTCGCGCTCGCCTGGCGGAGGAAGTTCGCCGCCGACGCGGTGTCGACGGCTCCGTGA
- a CDS encoding GNAT family N-acetyltransferase produces the protein MSGARSAVVVPLTADHAEQVLAIYQAGIDEGDATFETSPPSWEAFDAAKLPDHRFAAVDGSGAVLGWVAASAVSDRCAYAGVVEHSVYVHPSARGRGVASTLLEALVDSTERAGIWTIQSGVFPENTASLAVHRRAGFRVIGTRERIGRHHGIWRDVVLIERRSPAVT, from the coding sequence GTGAGCGGGGCGCGGAGCGCGGTCGTCGTACCGCTGACGGCGGACCACGCCGAGCAGGTGCTGGCGATCTACCAGGCCGGCATCGACGAGGGCGACGCCACCTTCGAGACCAGCCCGCCGTCGTGGGAGGCGTTCGACGCCGCGAAGCTGCCCGACCACCGCTTCGCCGCGGTCGACGGCAGCGGGGCGGTGCTGGGGTGGGTCGCGGCGAGCGCGGTCTCGGACCGGTGCGCGTACGCGGGCGTGGTCGAGCACTCCGTCTACGTCCACCCCTCCGCGCGCGGTCGCGGCGTCGCCTCCACCTTGCTGGAGGCTCTGGTCGACTCCACCGAGCGGGCCGGGATCTGGACCATCCAGTCCGGGGTCTTCCCCGAGAACACCGCCAGCCTCGCCGTTCACCGGCGGGCCGGCTTCCGTGTCATCGGCACCCGCGAGCGGATCGGACGCCATCACGGCATCTGGCGCGACGTCGTCCTCATCGAGCGCCGCAGCCCCGCCGTCACCTGA
- a CDS encoding helix-turn-helix transcriptional regulator, protein MSNAKVSPTLGPDGRGVAPCCPPLTERPMTAEEADTASRMFKALGDPVRLRLFSAVASHEGGEACVCDISDVGVSQPTVSHHLKKLKEAGLLTSERRGTWVYYRVEPSVLTAMGRLLAMPSTA, encoded by the coding sequence ATGTCGAATGCGAAGGTGTCACCCACGCTCGGACCCGACGGCCGGGGTGTGGCGCCGTGCTGCCCCCCGCTGACCGAGCGCCCGATGACCGCCGAGGAGGCCGATACGGCCTCGCGGATGTTCAAGGCTCTCGGCGACCCCGTGCGGCTGCGGCTGTTCTCCGCCGTGGCCTCGCACGAGGGCGGGGAGGCGTGCGTGTGCGACATCTCCGACGTCGGCGTCTCCCAGCCCACCGTGTCCCATCACCTGAAGAAGCTGAAGGAGGCCGGGCTCCTGACCTCCGAACGGCGCGGCACCTGGGTGTACTACCGGGTCGAGCCGTCGGTGCTGACGGCGATGGGCCGGCTGCTCGCCATGCCGTCCACGGCATGA
- a CDS encoding YncE family protein: MTRSPARPSRRRHPFGVAVLAAVGLTAGALPVASGSAGASEIPQQTREQARATSSEGLREVFFVGNNWEGTADVINSRGDYAKIGRIDMIPDKKERLREIYLNPVKLAFFLGIRLGPGEGHDQYVDDMYTTRDGKAVIASRPSFADVVSIDVETGRINSRFPVSGFRSDHMAVSPDGTRVAVSSSTSNTVHVLDMATGKEAGNFKAGDKPHENVYTDGGKYLWNMAIGEVNTDMDAPWQDFTKGDRRITVADAKTFRIKKIIDMRERLDAFGRKDLSDALRPVAFTPDESKMYFQVSFFNGFIEYDVHNDKITRVKTLPKNPDTSDDRTTYVNDSRHHGMSMNPRGDKLCIAGTMDDYVTVVDRETLQEGPLVTASKPYWATVSGDGKHCVVSESGTDQVTAIDFSTGEKVASIPVGDHPQRVRIGHVPTGWTGPAAG; encoded by the coding sequence ATGACGCGTTCCCCCGCTCGTCCCTCCCGCCGCCGGCACCCCTTCGGCGTGGCCGTCCTGGCCGCCGTCGGGCTGACCGCAGGTGCGTTGCCCGTCGCCTCCGGTTCGGCCGGCGCGAGCGAGATCCCGCAGCAGACACGGGAGCAGGCTCGGGCCACCTCCTCGGAGGGGCTCAGGGAGGTGTTCTTCGTCGGCAACAACTGGGAGGGCACCGCCGACGTCATCAACTCCCGTGGCGACTACGCCAAGATCGGCCGGATCGACATGATCCCCGACAAGAAGGAGCGCCTGAGGGAGATCTACCTCAACCCCGTCAAGCTCGCCTTCTTCCTCGGCATCCGGCTCGGCCCCGGCGAGGGGCATGACCAGTACGTCGACGACATGTACACCACGAGGGACGGCAAAGCCGTGATCGCGTCGCGGCCGAGCTTCGCCGACGTGGTCTCCATCGACGTGGAGACCGGCAGGATCAACTCGCGTTTCCCGGTGTCCGGCTTCCGCTCCGACCACATGGCCGTCTCACCCGACGGCACCCGGGTCGCCGTCTCTTCCTCCACCTCCAACACCGTGCACGTCCTCGACATGGCGACGGGCAAGGAGGCGGGCAACTTCAAGGCGGGCGACAAGCCGCACGAGAACGTGTACACCGACGGCGGCAAGTACCTCTGGAACATGGCCATCGGCGAGGTCAACACCGATATGGACGCGCCCTGGCAGGACTTCACCAAGGGCGACCGCCGCATCACCGTCGCCGACGCGAAGACCTTCCGGATCAAGAAGATCATCGATATGCGCGAGCGGCTCGACGCCTTCGGCCGCAAGGACCTCTCCGACGCGCTGCGCCCGGTCGCCTTCACGCCCGACGAGTCGAAGATGTACTTCCAGGTCTCCTTCTTCAACGGCTTCATCGAGTACGACGTGCACAACGACAAGATCACCCGAGTGAAGACGCTGCCGAAGAACCCGGACACCAGCGACGACCGCACCACCTACGTCAACGACTCCCGGCATCACGGCATGTCCATGAACCCTCGGGGGGACAAGCTCTGCATCGCCGGCACCATGGACGACTACGTCACCGTCGTGGACCGCGAGACGCTTCAGGAAGGCCCGCTCGTCACCGCGTCCAAGCCGTACTGGGCCACCGTCAGCGGAGACGGCAAGCACTGCGTGGTGTCCGAGAGCGGCACCGACCAGGTGACGGCCATCGACTTCTCCACCGGCGAGAAGGTCGCCTCCATCCCTGTCGGCGACCATCCGCAGCGGGTCCGCATCGGCCACGTCCCCACCGGCTGGACCGGTCCCGCCGCCGGCTGA
- a CDS encoding lonely Cys domain-containing protein, with protein MGASTWHVANATGRAVRLAYGPQGTRRSNGRYLRPLFADARGRRRAWAPARPEPEADELDRLAEAAGISPGDGEVSDEMRTATLRLVRALRITLGHDIDGDPGFGSLLRGAAAVDQMWRSDPDVEEAGPFTLDLLHRVVAAHAEAAAGVDGQSTRRVLAAAAEHWARYPGEGLVGFVDLPAVEAVAQWLAEGDAEDEAAAVLRLRTDEVGEAEMFRMFWARVKAGETLPATGRADRELTDRILHLDPDAGAAHARRAEALDVLTRAFAVGRDASDPDVAAAYALKEAGAYDGTALDTVLGASSGTGRDYTDEPPGDVDLARFRTSAGPADAPWAGGGQTAPFPTWSASGPTRTTPNSSRCPGTATRTRRPPTSSPNSWQPTWCWPVRS; from the coding sequence ATGGGGGCCAGCACGTGGCACGTGGCCAACGCCACCGGGCGCGCGGTACGCCTGGCCTACGGCCCGCAGGGCACCCGGCGGAGCAACGGCCGTTACCTGCGGCCCCTGTTCGCCGACGCACGGGGGCGCCGACGGGCCTGGGCGCCGGCCCGCCCCGAGCCCGAAGCGGACGAACTGGACCGGCTCGCGGAGGCGGCCGGCATCAGCCCCGGCGACGGCGAGGTGTCGGACGAGATGCGCACGGCGACGCTGCGCCTGGTGCGGGCGTTGCGGATCACCCTCGGCCACGACATCGACGGCGATCCCGGCTTCGGCAGCCTGCTGCGCGGTGCGGCGGCGGTGGACCAGATGTGGCGCAGCGACCCCGACGTCGAGGAGGCCGGTCCGTTCACGCTGGACCTGCTGCACCGGGTCGTCGCGGCGCACGCGGAGGCCGCCGCCGGGGTGGACGGGCAGAGCACCCGCCGGGTGCTGGCGGCCGCCGCCGAGCACTGGGCCCGGTACCCCGGTGAGGGGCTCGTCGGCTTCGTCGACCTGCCCGCGGTGGAGGCCGTCGCCCAGTGGCTGGCGGAGGGCGATGCGGAGGACGAGGCCGCCGCCGTTCTGCGCCTGCGCACCGACGAGGTGGGCGAGGCGGAGATGTTCCGGATGTTCTGGGCGCGGGTCAAGGCCGGGGAGACGCTGCCGGCGACCGGCCGGGCCGACCGGGAGCTCACCGACCGAATCCTCCATCTGGATCCGGACGCGGGCGCCGCCCACGCCCGCCGCGCGGAGGCGCTCGACGTGCTCACCCGCGCCTTCGCGGTGGGCCGGGACGCGTCCGATCCCGACGTCGCGGCGGCGTACGCCCTGAAGGAGGCGGGCGCGTACGACGGCACCGCACTCGACACGGTGCTGGGGGCGTCGAGCGGCACCGGCCGCGACTACACCGACGAGCCGCCGGGTGACGTGGACCTGGCCCGGTTCCGTACGTCCGCCGGCCCGGCGGACGCGCCCTGGGCCGGGGGGGGGCAGACCGCCCCGTTCCCTACCTGGTCCGCGTCGGGGCCGACGCGGACGACCCCGAACTCGTCGAGGTGTCCTGGAACGGCGACTCGTACGAGGCGACCGCCGACGAGTTCGCCGAACTCCTGGCAGCCGACCTGGTGCTGGCCCGTACGGAGCTGA
- a CDS encoding nuclear transport factor 2 family protein, which translates to MDRSGAGSGPGTNGAEDIQDLSAPDARGPAVHARLAVLVEQRSAAIVPNAVIRIAALPADEWVIVSESGITDRDAFPGQVASGNPTHSATAAIGTPTIRVHGDSATVTARMTNTARCRRRCDAGARGTDVFVLRDGRRRRVLTPITPAAPTVPASSA; encoded by the coding sequence ATGGATCGCAGCGGAGCCGGCTCCGGGCCGGGGACGAACGGCGCCGAGGACATCCAGGACCTGTCGGCACCGGACGCCCGGGGCCCCGCGGTACACGCCCGGCTCGCCGTCCTGGTGGAGCAACGGTCCGCCGCGATCGTCCCGAACGCCGTGATCCGGATCGCGGCCCTCCCGGCGGACGAGTGGGTCATCGTCTCCGAGTCCGGCATCACGGACCGGGACGCGTTCCCCGGCCAGGTCGCGTCCGGGAACCCGACCCACTCGGCGACGGCGGCCATCGGCACGCCGACGATCCGCGTCCACGGGGACTCCGCGACGGTCACCGCCCGGATGACGAACACGGCCCGCTGCCGCCGCCGTTGCGACGCCGGCGCACGGGGCACGGACGTCTTCGTCCTGCGCGACGGCCGTCGGCGGCGCGTTCTCACCCCCATCACGCCCGCCGCGCCGACGGTCCCGGCGTCCTCCGCGTGA